A single genomic interval of Mangifera indica cultivar Alphonso chromosome 5, CATAS_Mindica_2.1, whole genome shotgun sequence harbors:
- the LOC123217527 gene encoding myosin-binding protein 2-like — MAANKFATMLHRNTNKITVILVYVLLEWALIVLLLLNSLFSYLIVKYAGYFGLKKPCLWCSRLDHTFDSSNKKDSYIDLVCDDHAKEISKLGFCSDHHTLSESKDMCEGCSSSSHREFSKDYAFFPWMKQIGLVQNDEDGAQNGEVESKCSCCGVNLERKFYSPYVLFKPSWEVLDYPQKENLMGEDGDDDRFDKNRSDSLTNQIEDVHKIDEDMGISIEGRELEMEEKFSTNENEKVGVVFEKAQETSSIKEEAFLNASMEDPSCDESKNQATPEGVTKHLEFYIDGEDCHLIPVELMDPLTAELKSGYKVREQGEGNGENEDVILDFTMNDVGTEVDLVMENKENRLSSKEAIASLSAYESEEQTKAMVLEPVEEEDEWSSFIQAEVGDSIKDGHEEVAVAQTPQDEAEGSEEAAGRDVELESDFNQVSDDALRMQSDEIDSEISIGTEIPEHEPIDDVQNEHDVFASFSELHVDNDDNGFKQAEDVNLEFKTITIETSEEATMINHLSIPSEVNEIEEEKVPDTPTSVDSLHQLHKKLLLLDRRETGTDESLDSGSVLSDIDSGDGVMTVEKLKSALRAERKTLNALYAELEEERSASAEAANHTMAMINRLQEEKAAMQMEALQYQRMMEEQSEYDQEALQLLNELMIKREREKAEIEKELELYRKKVQEYEAKEKMMMLRRRSGTSSASCSNADDSDGLSIDLNLDAKEEESPESNQESNNQNTPADAVLYLESLANFEDERLSILEQLRVLEEKLFKLNNMEEQHFEDIKSIDHFHKENGNGYTVDYDFEGATNGLANGYFKEMNGKLHYQERKVIGPKAKRLLPLFDAIHAETEDGIVNGHELEFDSVVSQNSSITKFELDIKRLALEEEVDYVYERLQALEADREFLKHCISSLGKGDKGVNLLQEILQHLRDLRSVEQRARNIENFTS; from the exons ATGGCGGCCAACAAATTTGCAACCATGTTGCATAGAAACACCAACAAGATTACTGTGATTCTAGTCTATGTACTTCTTGAATGGGCCTTGATCGTTCTCCTTCTTTTAAATTCTCTATTTTCTTATCTCATCGTCAAATATGCAGGGTATTTTGGCCTCAAAAAGCCCTGTCTATGGTGTTCGAGGCTCGATCACACCTTTGACTCCTCAAACAAGAAGGATTCTTATATAGATCTTGTGTGTGATGATCATGCTAAAGAGATTTCCAAACTGGGTTTCTGCTCAGATCATCATACTCTATCTGAATCAAAGGACATGTGCGAGGGTTGCTCATCCTCGTCGCATCGCGAATTTTCGAAGGATTATGCTTTCTTTCCATGGATGAAGCAGATTGGACTGGttcaaaatgatgaagatggtGCTCAAAATGGTGAGGTGGAGTCTAAATGTTCTTGTTGTGGTGTCAACTTGGAGAGAAAGTTTTACTCTCCATATGTGCTATTTAAGCCTTCTTGGGAGGTTTTGGATTATCCCCAAAAGGAAAATTTGATGGGAGAAGATGGAGACGATGAtcgttttgataaaaatagatcgGATTCTTTGACCAACCAAATTGAAGATGTTCATAAGATTGATGAAGATATGGGAATTTCAATTGAAGGGAGAGAATTGGAGATGGAGGAGAAATTTTCAACTAATGAAAATGAGAAAGTGGGTGTTGTTTTTGAGAAAGCACAAGAAACTTCTTCTATCAAGGAAGAAGCTTTTTTGAATGCTTCAATGGAGGATCCGTCTTGTGATGAGAGTAAAAATCAAGCAACCCCTGAAGGTGTGACCAAGCATTTGGAGTTTTACATAGATGGAGAGGATTGCCATTTGATTCCAGTTGAGTTGATGGATCCATTAACAGCTGAACTGAAAAGTGGGTACAAAGTGAGGGAGCAAGGCGAGGGAAATGGTGAAAATGAAGATGTTATTTTGGATTTTACCATGAATGATGTTGGGACAGAAGTTGATTTGGTAATGGAGAACAAAGAGAACAGGTTGAGTTCAAAAGAGGCAATAGCATCACTTTCAGCCTATGAAAGTGAAGAGCAAACTAAGGCTATGGTGCTTGAACCAGTGGAAGAAGAGGATGAGTGGTCTTCATTTATACAAGCAGAAGTTGGAGATTCAATCAAAGACGGGCACGAAGAAGTTGCTGTTGCGCAAACTCCTCAAGATGAGGCTGAGGGAAGTGAGGAAGCAGCAGGAAGAGATGTGGAATTGGAATCAGATTTTAATCAAG TTTCTGATGATGCACTTCGAATGCAAAGTGATGAAATTGATAGCGAGATCTCAATAGGGACTGAGATTCCGGAGCATGAACCAATTGATGATGTTCAAAATGAGCATGATGTTTTTGCTAGTTTTTCTGAATTGCATGTAGATAATGATGACAATG GCTTTAAACAAGCTGAAGACGTTAATTTAGAGTTCAAAACCATAACAATTGAGACAAGTGAAGAGGCAACAATGATCAATCATTTGTCAATTCCTTCCGAGGTTAATGagattgaagaagagaaagttCCTGATACGCCGACTTCTGTTGATAGTCTTCATCAATTACACAAGAAACTGCTGCTACTTGATCGAAGAGAAACTGGAACAGATGAGTCCTTGGATAGTGGAAGTGTTCTCAGTGACATTGATTCTGGAGATGGGGTAATGACAGTTGAGAAGTTAAAATCAGCATTGAGAGCGGAACGAAAGACGTTAAATGCTTTGTATGCAGAATTAGAAGAAGAAAGGAGCGCTTCGGCAGAGGCAGCGAACCATACAATGGCAATGATAAATAGGCTTCAGGAAGAGAAAGCTGCGATGCAGATGGAAGCTTTGCAATATCAAAGAATGATGGAGGAACAATCGGAGTATGACCAGGAAGCATTGCAGCTTTTGAATGAGCTTATGATAAAGAGAGAACGGGAAAAGGCAGAGATTGAAAAAGAGCTGGAATTATATCGAAAGAAGGTTCAGGAATATGAGgcaaaagagaaaatgatgatgttgAGAAGGAGAAGTGGAACTTCATCTGCTTCTTGCAGCAATGCTGATGATAGTGATGGTCTATCTATTGATCTGAATCTTGACGCAAAGGAAGAAGAGAGTCCTGAGAGCAACCAGGAAAGTAACAACCAGAACACTCCTGCTGATGCAGTTCTATATTTGGAGTCATTGGCTAACTTTGAGGATGAAAGGTTATCCATTCTAGAGCAACTCAGGGTTTTGGAAGAGAAATTGTTTAAGTTAAACAACATGGAAGAGCAACATTTTGAggatataaaatcaattgatcATTTTCACAAAGAGAATGGCAATGGCTACACTGTGGATTATGATTTTGAAGGTGCAACAAATGGGCTAGCAAATGGCTATTTCAAAGAAATGAATGGGAAGCTTCATTATCAAGAAAGGAAAGTTATTGGTCCAAAGGCGAAGAGACTTCTTCCTCTTTTTGATGCAATTCATGCAGAAACTGAAGATGGAATTGTCAATGGACATGAACTAGAGTTTGATTCTGTTGTGTCACAGAACTCCTCTATCACAAAGTTCGAACTTGACATCAAGAGGCTTGCACTTGAGGAAGAAGTTGATTATGTTTATGAAAGGCTACAAGCTCTTGAAGCAGACAGGGAGTTTCTCAAGCATTGCATCAGCTCTTTAGGAAAAGGAGATAAAGGAGTAAATCTTCTCCAGGAAATCCTACAACACCTTCGTGATCTCAGAAGCGTCGAGCAACGAGCAAGAAACATCGAAAATTTCACTTCATAG
- the LOC123215860 gene encoding putative receptor-like protein kinase At4g00960 isoform X2, protein MAKPMKFFQNLMKFNFVSDEQNEEDLEAIAVQEQKSFSYETLVAATKNFHPNNKLGAGGFGPVYKGKLDDGREVAVKKLSHRSSQGTREFENEAKLLARVQHRNIVNLLGYCVHGAEKVLVYEYIRNESLDKFLFKSDKSWKLDWKRRFDIIIGVARGLLYLHEDAHKRIIHRDIKASNILLDDKWMPKIADFGMARLFPEDETHVNTRVSGTNGYMAPEYVMHGHLSVKADVFSFGVVVLELISEQKNSNFNLDVDAQNLLDWAYKLYKKGRTLEIVDSKLAESQAADQIAMCIQIALLCTQGDPRLRPDMRRVVIMLSKKPGPGNLEEPTRPGMPGSRPRRAHRPAAVLSSTAGTPGGETRSSSSSHSYYSSYTHTAPASSSTCTISPRNDPHGKQPMEN, encoded by the exons ATGGCCAAACCCATGAAGTTCTTTCAGAATCTAATGAAGTTCAATTTTGTTTCTG ATGAACAGAATGAAGAGGACTTGGAAGCGATTGCTGTACAGGAACAGAAGTCTTTTTCTTATGAAACTTTAGTTGCTGCTaccaaaaattttcatcctAATAACAAGCTTGGGGCGGGAGGTTTTGGACCTGTTTACAAG GGGAAATTAGATGACGGTCGAGAGGTAGCAGTTAAGAAACTGTCTCATCGCTCAAGTCAAGGGACTAGGGAATTTGAGAATGAGGCCAAGTTGCTGGCTCGCGTGCAGCATCGTAATATTGTTAATCTGTTAGGCTATTGTGTCCATGGTGCGGAGAAGGTATTGGTTTATGAATATATCAGGAATGAAAGCCTCGACAAATTTCTATTTA AATCCGATAAAAGTTGGAAGCTTGACTGGAAGCGAAGGTTTGACATTATCATTGGAGTTGCTCGGGGATTGCTTTACCTTCACGAAGATGCTCACAAACGCATCATCCATAGAGATATAAAGGCCAGCAACATATTGCTTGATGACAAGTGGATGCCAAAGATTGCTGATTTTGGCATGGCTCGCCTCTTTCCTGAAGATGAAACACATGTTAACACCCGTGTAAGCGGTACAAA TGGATATATGGCGCCCGAGTATGTCATGCATGGTCATTTATCAGTTAAGGCAGATGTGTTTAGCTTTGGGGTTGTAGTTTTGGAGCTGATCAGTGAACAGAAGAATTCAAACTTCAATTTAGATGTAGATGCACAGAATCTGCTTGATTGG GCATATAAACTCTACAAGAAAGGGAGGACCCTAGAGATTGTGGACTCCAAATTAGCAGAGTCACAGGCTGCTGACCAAATAGCAATGTGCATACAAATAGCATTGCTATGCACACAAGGCGATCCTCGATTACGACCCGACATGAGACGTGTTGTCATTATGCTATCAAAGAAACCAGGACCTGGCAATCTAGAAGAACCAACGAGGCCCGGAATGCCAGGTTCTAGACCCAGAAGAGCTCACAGGCCGGCAGCAGTTTTGTCGTCGACTGCTGGAACACCTGGTGGTGAGACCAGAAGTTCTTCCAGTTCACATTCATACTATTCAAGCTATACCCATACAGCTCCTGCTTCATCGAGTACTTGTACCATAAGCCCCCGAAACGATCCTCATGGGAAACAGCCGATGGAGAATTAG
- the LOC123215860 gene encoding putative receptor-like protein kinase At4g00960 isoform X1, with protein MAKPMKFFQNLMKFNFVSGTDEQNEEDLEAIAVQEQKSFSYETLVAATKNFHPNNKLGAGGFGPVYKGKLDDGREVAVKKLSHRSSQGTREFENEAKLLARVQHRNIVNLLGYCVHGAEKVLVYEYIRNESLDKFLFKSDKSWKLDWKRRFDIIIGVARGLLYLHEDAHKRIIHRDIKASNILLDDKWMPKIADFGMARLFPEDETHVNTRVSGTNGYMAPEYVMHGHLSVKADVFSFGVVVLELISEQKNSNFNLDVDAQNLLDWAYKLYKKGRTLEIVDSKLAESQAADQIAMCIQIALLCTQGDPRLRPDMRRVVIMLSKKPGPGNLEEPTRPGMPGSRPRRAHRPAAVLSSTAGTPGGETRSSSSSHSYYSSYTHTAPASSSTCTISPRNDPHGKQPMEN; from the exons ATGGCCAAACCCATGAAGTTCTTTCAGAATCTAATGAAGTTCAATTTTGTTTCTGGTACAG ATGAACAGAATGAAGAGGACTTGGAAGCGATTGCTGTACAGGAACAGAAGTCTTTTTCTTATGAAACTTTAGTTGCTGCTaccaaaaattttcatcctAATAACAAGCTTGGGGCGGGAGGTTTTGGACCTGTTTACAAG GGGAAATTAGATGACGGTCGAGAGGTAGCAGTTAAGAAACTGTCTCATCGCTCAAGTCAAGGGACTAGGGAATTTGAGAATGAGGCCAAGTTGCTGGCTCGCGTGCAGCATCGTAATATTGTTAATCTGTTAGGCTATTGTGTCCATGGTGCGGAGAAGGTATTGGTTTATGAATATATCAGGAATGAAAGCCTCGACAAATTTCTATTTA AATCCGATAAAAGTTGGAAGCTTGACTGGAAGCGAAGGTTTGACATTATCATTGGAGTTGCTCGGGGATTGCTTTACCTTCACGAAGATGCTCACAAACGCATCATCCATAGAGATATAAAGGCCAGCAACATATTGCTTGATGACAAGTGGATGCCAAAGATTGCTGATTTTGGCATGGCTCGCCTCTTTCCTGAAGATGAAACACATGTTAACACCCGTGTAAGCGGTACAAA TGGATATATGGCGCCCGAGTATGTCATGCATGGTCATTTATCAGTTAAGGCAGATGTGTTTAGCTTTGGGGTTGTAGTTTTGGAGCTGATCAGTGAACAGAAGAATTCAAACTTCAATTTAGATGTAGATGCACAGAATCTGCTTGATTGG GCATATAAACTCTACAAGAAAGGGAGGACCCTAGAGATTGTGGACTCCAAATTAGCAGAGTCACAGGCTGCTGACCAAATAGCAATGTGCATACAAATAGCATTGCTATGCACACAAGGCGATCCTCGATTACGACCCGACATGAGACGTGTTGTCATTATGCTATCAAAGAAACCAGGACCTGGCAATCTAGAAGAACCAACGAGGCCCGGAATGCCAGGTTCTAGACCCAGAAGAGCTCACAGGCCGGCAGCAGTTTTGTCGTCGACTGCTGGAACACCTGGTGGTGAGACCAGAAGTTCTTCCAGTTCACATTCATACTATTCAAGCTATACCCATACAGCTCCTGCTTCATCGAGTACTTGTACCATAAGCCCCCGAAACGATCCTCATGGGAAACAGCCGATGGAGAATTAG